One Nicotiana tabacum cultivar K326 chromosome 23, ASM71507v2, whole genome shotgun sequence genomic window, TTTGAAATCAGGAATGTAAAACACATTGTCCACTGCTTCTCTTCCAAATAGGAATGCTTGACCAATACTGAAAATCTTAATTTTATCCCCTGTTGGAAAATGAACTTTGTCCTCAGATGATTTCTTAGTCTTAGGATCATCATTTAATACATTTTCAATAGTTGCTATGTGGTGAGTTGCACCAGAATCTATGATTTAGTCTTTTGTAATTGTGTGTGATATTAAACTAACAGCCATTCCTGCCATGTTAGCTTGACTATTTGCTTGACTATCACTGGTTTCTTTATCCAGCGATCCTAGAATCTGCTTGTATTGCTTCTCTGTGAAGTATGGTCCCTTTTCCAGCAAGAGTGTTATGCAGATCACTTCCTGAAACACTTTGTGCTGAAGCAGACGCATTATTAGCAGCATTAAAAGGCTGTTGTGTACCACGACCAAACTGCCCTCCAAGATTACCACTTCCACGACCATATTGGTTCCCAGCATTGTTAGTATTAATGAACCTTTTCTTCCCCTTAAAATCCTCAGGGTAGCCAATGATTTTATAGCAATTTTCTTTTGTGTGGCTTTTAAGTCTACAGTATTCACATTGCTGAAATGGTTTTTTACCTTTGTAATTCTGATTATTACCAACTTGCATAGCAATTGGATCAGTTTTATCACTCGTAGATCCTAAGTTAGGAGCATGCTCTGACTCATCCTCAATTACCATAGCATACGCTTAGTTAATAGTAGGATCTTcagatttcaacaaaatattcctTCTAGCTTGGTCATAAGAGTCATTCAAGCCACTGAGAAACTGCAATAACCTTTGTTGCTGAAGATGCTCAACATACTCCTTTGAATTAGGAGCAGGTACTAAGGCATCATATTCATTCCAAAGGCTTTTTAGCTTAGTGAAATAAACTGAGACAGAATCAATACCTTGTGACAAATTAGTTATGGCTCTATGTAATTGAAAAATCCTCATGAGATTCACCTTGTCAAATCTCTCTCTCAAATCTTCCCAACCAAGGTGTGCGTTATATGCATAAGCAATTCCACTAAGAAGCTCTGTGGATATAGTGTTCATGATCCATGAAAGAACAATTACATTACAAGTCTCCCATTGTTCCTGCAATTCTGCCGTGTATGACTCCTTGGTACAGGTACTGTCGTACCCCGTTTTCTCGCAAAAGCAGGcatcgacgtgtgacaactcttttaaatggataAAAGAGAAGAAtcgccacctaataatttttaaggtgcgatagggcactcttcgaggtccacaactattcgggtaagggctcaaattacctcaaagagaaggtattaggcactcttcgaggtccacaactatgggtcccgtcCGAACTTTAAACTATTTGGATTACGtgattaggctaggtgatcaaataaacaaagggaaGTATAGAAGTCGAAGAGTCTTATCATAATACATTGGGAATTGGTACAAATCCTAAATGATTACAAGGATACAAATGCATTggtctatgttaaatgactaaaTGTAAATGCCAAGTATATAAATGAAAGGGGGGTCCTAagatttttagcctaaaggattaccccatgcaatataaataatacttcgcaactccctttaggtaggggttgctcatattattcagcgggcacaaactatcatctcttACTACctgattactatgttgaagttgtttacttaaaagcgtctaattcaattctaagtcgtaccctacgCGTGCGCTACCCGTCAAATGCCTATGGTCCAgaaggctttggacctactatttgggtggttctagattttacttaggttgctcaaaaaatgataaaactaagcgacattcaaaacagataGGACTTCACGTAAAGACAATTAAAGGTCTAAGTTAGCCttcacacataacaacaaatgCATGCAGATTTCTGGTTATGCAGTAGATGATTTCAGAATTAAAACATATTTGGGttgttaaatcctataggcatggttcctATGTGAGTTTGATTAATATTATCCAGACAATACTGCAGCGTATATGCTAGTTAAAGCATcacaagtcctataggcatgatttctaattgtttACGCAGTGAGGCAGTGAAGCGATATGAATTACCAGATTACTAGTGTTGATTTTATAAACATGCTTCTTAGGCAGACGTcaatgtcctataggcatggtttctagcaaTTGAGATATGTTTTATATAATTGTCCCTACACGCATGTCATCTAAGTATGATAATAACAAAATGATTGATTAATTGATTAGAATCCATAGTCATGATAACTAAAGGAGCAGCGCACTAGAAGTAATTAATTGATCGATTAATTGaaaaaacctatagacatggtatctagatgggCAGTAGCAAATATGTGTTATTcatcctatagacatgttgtcTAAGTGTTGAATAGTAGACATGGAAACAATGCAGCAACTATTTGAGTCGAcatattttgacaagttaaaTAAAGTGTGTGTGCGCGTGAGTCCTATAGACACGATTCCTATTTATGTGCAGAAATAGAGCAAGTTTAACAAAATAGCACATAAAGCacttagaccctataggcatgttttttaCCCTTTCATGTAAATATTGGAATACCCCCGGCCCATTTTTCATTAACTTCCCCAGCATTCGTCATTACAAGTTATTATAGACCATATTGAATAATTACAGGTCCAAACATGAATACAGAATAACCCAGCAACACATCTGGGCCTTCAAACATGCTTAGAACTTCATATGGACTGCAGGTCTATATTCCAAATGCAGACAGCGCATCCCAGACTTTCAGTACCACGACAGGTCCAATATACTAGACCCAAATGAATGACTTACTTTACCCAAATGGATGCCAAGTTCAGCCATACAAGCGACAAACTATTTATAGAATTAACTGAACATCTTAGACATTTAATTCTTAAATCTATAGCTAACATCATCCCTAGTTGAGACATATAAACAGGACTAGGCTAGATTGAAGGCACACAAGATATATATGAGGCAAGTTGAGGCTTATAATTCCAGAAAGAAAGTTTAAGAACGACAGAATTGACCACTATAGGATAATGAACCATTCTAAAAAGAGTTGCAAAGTAAAGCATGATCCAAAATTAGCCTAAAGGACTTTAGACATAAGAGCTTCACATAAAGGTCTAGCAGAACCAAGTATAGGAACAAGTGAAATAGCAGTCTATACATAGAAATTCTAACATGGGAGCCTAGTGAGCATAACAAATAGACTAGTGGGCATAGTCTACAATAGTTGACAAACAATCACATGGGAAGACTTAACATGCTGAGCATCAGTCATAATACCAAAGTTCAGAAACATTGCCAAAATTAACAGGATAGGTAGGCATCAAGACATAGACTAGTTGaacatatataaagaaaatgcTATGTACGGAAGTCTTTAGGCAATATTTGAGGAACACAAACTTGAACAAATACATCATGCTTTACAAGTAGCAAGGAAACATGTCATGCTGGTTCAGAAGTTCAAGTAATACTAGCATTTAAAAGTTACATGCATAGATCAACCATAAAGAAATTAACAAGATGTATAGGAGTGACACAATAGGAAATAATACATTAGGACAGATTCTAGGTGTGGACTAATCTATTATAAGAATCTGAAACAAACAGGGAGATGAACTCATGACAAGCAGTAGAATAGCATTCGGCCATACACAAACATACTAAGGAAGCTTAAGACAGTACGAAACTTAGAGCTTTAGGCAAGTTCCGATGCTAGGAAACATAAGGCTATTGGATAACATCAAAGCAAAGAGGACCATAAACATAGTAGCATATTGGTTCATCAAAGTTTGAGTGACATAGATATACAGAGCATGAACACAAGCATAGAAAAAATTGAAATTGCGAGAGTCAAAGGTACTTACTAGTTACAAATTAACAAGCAaacaaatgagaacaacaatttcGAGAGGTAATTCAATTAACAGTAACAAAGAGCAGTAGAATCCCCAAAATcccagtgcgtcagagttcccaagggtttcaaatgaaccccgggcagtgctcgcactGAGAAAGAACACAATCGAATTCGAATGgtcttggcttttagccggccaagGTCTCAGATTTCAGAGTATAACGAATGAGAATGAAAGAATAATAGTGATTAAGGTCCCTTCCCCCTCCCCCCAATGGAAttgggaggggtttatatagtatcAAAATTATGTACCCAACAAGGAAAGACAGTAAattaaacacaaataaggaaaacgTAGCATGCAAAAATCAATTAGAATCAGTTTTAGGGAAAAATccgggaaaccctagtttagacgaacaacaaaaatggcaaaaaatcTCATTGGATCGGAGCCATAAGGATTGGTAGTAGGTGTATATAGACGAAATATCGTTTAAATCTCGAAGGTCTGGAGATGGTTGCTTAATTTAGGACCGTATACTTGCCAAAGATAGGCAAGTATTATGTGATACCAATACCATGTAAATAACGGAGAGATTGAACATATATGGAAGGAAAATCGTGGGGAGATTCCATATTAGAACTGGAATTGGGGAAGATTTAAAGAGGCGGGTGTTAGGGTCTGAGAGGAGAAGAAGAGAGCAGAGAGGATTTTAGGGTGGCGGTTTAGGGGAAATGGGTTAGGGTTTCGGGGAGGTTGGCTAATTAAAAGGGTAGGGTAATTGTAgaccgttgatcttgagagatcaacggtcaggatcaAGAAATAGGCGGGGCGGGTCGTCCAATAGGTTGCGACCAGAATATTTTAAAGAGGGTCATTTGGTTTGGGTTGGGGCGTTATTGGGCTGAGGTGTAGGTATTTGGGCTATTGAATTTGTCCggaattggctccaaatttgggctataaattaaatacacgaaagtatttaattaaaaataattaatgagtaataaaatattacttatacagtaaaataattggaaataataacttaacatcataaaaaaaatattaaaatgttaTTTTTAGCATGAATAATGTAATAATTGTAATTATACGTagcatataggctattattgcaaaattatgtaaatactttaaaaatacaaatgtaattatgtgaaataaagtaaaaaatattataaaatatatatttgggtgtaaataataaatttggatgctTTAGTCATTACAAAGTAATTTgaagggataattaataaatatttgaataatttaaatacaggaaaatcaattttaaagctttaaaaaattatagaaaatacttgtacgactcttataaattaaataatgatgcaaaaatactgttttgaaagtatatatattattaaaaaaatatgagggcaaatttgggtatcaacaacttgccgctctttacccgggaagaatgaaagagttgtcgggtaaagaaaatgatgaccaattttgtccgaagtGAGTAAGGAATGATGTACTTTGAAAAAATAGGGGTCGAACCCTAgctcttgagttgcctacatatccctgattttacgggaatcaggtcgtgtgtagttctggatccaactgCGAAcaaaaccgatggagttgttataggagTGGTCGTATGTTTCGAAAAGGGTTCTTTTTGGGTAGGATAGTGTTGTAAGTAACAGACAATTTTAGGCAGAGTCATGAATGCGAGTTTGGACGTTATGGGTGTATCACAAGGTAGATATTTGATCGGATATAGTGTAAAAGGTAGTCAATTACTGGTTGTCGGTTACGTTTGAAGGTAGTCAaaggatgtgaacgttgtgaaCGGAAACCGGAGTGAAAATTTCTCCCATTTATAGAATGGTTACCTTCCTAgctacctgcaaaacttaaaacacggtgCATGAGAATATATATAGgttattgcaaaaatttaaacatgatgcaaattccctttggaccatgaaggttgtcctCGGACGATGGGGATGgtgtccttggaccatgacgtcctgggccatgaagagtatggtaagggattcgcaggccatgaaatgatgtcctcgggccatgaggatggtgcttCTGGACTATGACgactttgaataatgatgtgcagtttcgagagatccttaggccatggaatggtgtcttcaggacatgaggatggtgccttcggactatgacgccttcggacaatgtggcaatattttagcccatgagatgcaaagataTGATCGTTTGATAGAGAAAACAGGTGATGCTTAGTTATATGCGAGGACgaaacaagacaaggcttagtcttgtatgagatgagagcagtgcttagccctatacGAAGAAGAGagatagtgcttagccttatgcagtgtagcagagacagtgtttagtctcatgcacaGAGAGGAAATGTTTAGCCTTATACAGTAATGGAGGCGATGCTTAGCTTCATacaaggaatggagacaatgcttagttctCAAAGGaaagcaatgcttagccttatgcacgGTGAGGGCAGTGCCtagccctatgcaaagagtggagacaatgcttattctcatgcaaagagaggcaatgtttagccttatacaTGGTGAGGGCAGTGCCTAGAcctatgcaaagagtggagacaatgcttagtctcatacaatgagaggcaatgtttagccttatgcaatggtgagggcagtgtttagccaTATGCAAtggtggagacaatgcttagtctcatgcaatgagaggcaatgtttagccttatgcaatggcgagggtagtgtttagccttatgcaaagagtGGGGACAATGATTTCATggaatggagacagtgtttagtctcatgcgaagaaaggcaatgcttagccttatacaaggaatggagatagtgtttagtctcatgcgaaAAAAGGCAATGCTTGGTCTTATGCAAtggtgagggcagtgtttagccttatgcaaagagtggagacaatgcttagtctcatgcaaggagaggCAATGTTTATCCTTATGCAATGTTGAGGGCAGTGTTAAGCCTtatgcaaagagtggagacaatgcttagtctctggcaaggaaagacaatgcttagccttatgcaataatggaggcaatgcttggcctcatgcaaggaatggagatagtgtttagtctcatgcaaggaaagtcAATGAATAACTGTGAGAgagtaaagtatttcttagcttgatGTGTTTGCGTTTGGCAACTTTGTCGTTATGAAGATTGTGATTTtgatgtatgtatgtatttgcgAATATTCTCGTTGTGTTCATTGTGACTGCATCCAaataaaaattgtgagttttgcggGAGGGGGGGCGGTTGGTTCGTGCTCTTGATTCCTTGCTTCGCATTTACTCCTGTCTTGAGGTCCTGCTTGAGTCACCCTGGGTAACGTCTGGCTActataaaatttttgaaaaacatgcatttgtgatgaattgcttataaaaatgtagttgtttgaaatatatGATAATGCATGAGAGAAGATGATTTGTTGAATTGATGACTGTGACATgcttttgagacattgcaacctccttgactcggaattttgaggatccccCGCAAAATTCTTCCCAAGTTTAAATGCATACTTATGGCAACACATTCCTCGGTTGTTCCAAACGTGATGAAATCGGACAAACTCGAGATATTGCCCCAGTTTATGATAATGGGAGAAATAAAGATTTTATTaggatgtgaccgaacccacagggctgcctacgtatcctctcttaaacgggaatcaggtcaagcgtagttcaattacattaaATAGAAAATGCAAATAatcttaaacatagtatctcttgactgcatctgaattgataggtttcggccaaatctctccgtccatttctgtaaTTATAAGTGCTCCACCTGTTaaaactcggtgaaccatgtaaggacatttccagttgggtgagaacttccccttggcttcatcctgGTACGGGATGATTCGCTTTAACACCAATTTCCTCGGTGTGAATTGCCTTGAcctgacctttttgttgaaagctcttgccattctgttctggtagagttgactgtgacataccgcattcattcttttcccatcaatgagagctagttgttcatacCGGCTTTATACCCATTCCGCATCGTTGAGcttagcttcttgtatgattcttataAAAGGAATTTCCACTTCGGCGGGAATAATgacttcagtaccataaaccagtaggtagggagttgccccagttgatgtgtgaACTGTGGTACGATATCCAAGTAAAGAAAACGGCatcttctcatgccattgtttgtaattgtccatcatttttctcaatatcttctttatgttcttgttggcggcttctacggctccgtttATTTGTGGCTTGTATGCTATGgagttcttatgcttgatcttcaatttttcacacatggctttcatcagatcattgttgagattggcgggattgtcagtaatgattgactccggtactccaaatcgacaaacaatgcggtcccgAACAAAATCCGCTATAACCTTCTTAGTTACATCTTTATAAGATGCAGCTTAAAcctattttgtgaaatagtctatggccaccagaatgaacctatgcccgtttgaagCAGCGGGTTCAATTGggccgatgacatccataccccaagcggagaaaggccagGGTAAACTTGTTGCATTGAATTCATTGGGTGGTACTCGTATTATgtcagcatgtatctggcattggtgataCTTCTGAACATacttgatgcagtctgtttccatagtcatccaaaaataccctgctcttagTATCTTCTTGGTTAAGATGAAACTATTTATGTGGGGTCTGCAGGTTCCGGCATGTACTTCCTCGAGCAATCTGGATGCCTCTTTGGCATCGACACACCGTAGTAATCCCAggtcaggagtccttctatacggaattcctccgctttgaaagaaatggttggctaaTCTTCGAATCGAGCATTTCTGAGTATGGGTAACGTGATCTGATATTCTCcctttgccaagtattccttgatgcCGTAGAACCATGGATTTTCGTCAAtctct contains:
- the LOC142177375 gene encoding uncharacterized protein LOC142177375: MNTISTELLSGIAYAYNAHLGWEDLRERFDKVNLMRIFQLHRAITNLSQGIDSVSVYFTKLKSLWNEYDALVPAPNSKEYVEHLQQQRLLQFLSGLNDSYDQARRNILLKSEDPTIN